The following nucleotide sequence is from Salmo salar chromosome ssa08, Ssal_v3.1, whole genome shotgun sequence.
CCAgcgggacacaatacatggagagatgaccaaccaatcactgttgatgaggggagtggaacctcaacccagcatgTTATTGTGATAGAGGTCAGTGTCATAGTGTAACAGAACGTTACAGTACATCAAATGTGTCCTGTTTATTTCAGAAAGGCTCCCCTCAGCTGTTCATGTATGTCCTTATTTATCTGCCATAGAGCTTGTGAGTTCACTGCGACATTGTTATccaattaaaatgcctttattaacctcctctctttgTGTCAGTCTGCAGATGTAGAGGCTGCAGGTCCTGGAGGATTGTCTCTGGTCAAGCAGGAGAagtctgaaggagaggaggacccaCGGCACAGCAGAGACATCCACCCTGTAGCCACGGAGGACCTACACACCGCTGCCGCGCCCAAGCCTAGGACACGACGCAGCATCACGGAGGTCAGTGGAACGCCGAACGCCGTCctcaagtcagagacagacaccGAGACTTTAACTGTAACCCAAAGGCTTTTacacacagatccagagagaCTGGGGCCACTGGGCTGTTCTCCTGCTCCCAGTTCAGAGTATTTACTTTACGGTAACCCAAACCCGAGGACAGCTCAATCCAATCGGGACTCAGGTGACGCGTTCGAGACCGGCAATGATCCGTCTTGTTCTTATGCTACAGAGATGGACCCTGGCAACATATCCTTGGGTTTAGAGACacagactgatctgtctagaggggactggaaccGGAACAGTAGTAGGGTATATTCTGAAGGGTGCCTAGATAAGAAAGGGGAGGTTATAGTTGTAAATGATGTAAAGGTGGAGGGCGACGCTCCTCCCACATGGAATGTAGATGAGACTCATTTAGGAGGACACTCACAAGGCAAAGATTTCTTAGATTACAGGGGAAGCTTAAAGACAAATCTAAATGTCACCACCCACTACGCTTTACACAATTTCAGGGATCGCGACTCAGTATCCACGTTGATGGCCCCTTCGGATTCACACGACCACGTCCTTTTcgatcaggtattgaactcaaaGGACCAAAGGGCCAAGGCACAGGGTGGGTGTGCAAAATCAGGTAGTAGTAAAGAGaaacggttcctctgcatgttctgtaacaaaggcttcagctgccTCCAGAATGTTGAGATCCACCATAGGGtccacacagggttgaaacccttcagctgcccccagtgtgagaaAAGGTTCTCCCAGGCTTgtgacctgaagaggcaccagagggtccacacaggggagaaaccatatagctgcccccagtgtgagaaAAGGTTCTCCCAGGCTGgtgacctgaagaggcaccagagggtccacacaggggagaaaccattttgctgtacccaGTGTGACATGCGCTTCGCCCTGGCTGGCAAcctgaagatgcacctgaaggtccacacaGGAGATTCTCAGAGAGGAGCAGCAGAAAAACCATTCCACTCTATAACATAGAAAGTAACCATTCCACTCGATAGCTTCTGATGTTTACATCAAACCCTGCATTAAATATAAAGattcattttttttgttgcagaaAAGGTCCACAGATGCATTTGCAACAACGAGAGTAACAGATTTCACTGTTGAATATTGCATCCAGACATTGTGATATAAGCCTAAAACGTCTGTTACATATTATGTTTACTGTGTAGGCTATATGATGTTCACAAATGCCTATTTCATTACTTCCATTCAACTACTTAATTTTCCTAAGACACTTTTAACGAGAAAATGAATGCAGTTTATCAAGTTcatgcagattttttttgttgaaaCATTACATTGTCATTTAACAGattttcttatccagagcgacttagaagtagtgcattcatcttaagatagctgggtgagacaaccacatatcacagttgcagcaagtcactgctttgatgttctTTGCACTCCATGGAGTTGTTAATCAACCGTGATGTGATTTTGGAGCtggcaggccttccccgggaggaagagcagctctgtcttgttgagcttgaggtggtgggccgggTATGCAAACGGACTCGTGTGGTTTTCATATGGTGTATTTAAAACTTGTTTTATGTTGAATAAACACAACTTGACTTTTCATTCTAAGACTTTCATTGAGACTCTCTTCAGTATACATCACATCTCACCCTATTCTGCATACACACAACCGCACTTTATAACCAAGTAGGGcaggaattgccagggacctcacgatacaatatcacaagatacgatatgtattgtgattccaTGGTTCAAACATATttctcacatttacatttacgtcatttagcagacgctcttatccagagcgacttacaaattggtgcattcacctttaagatatccagtggtctgttgcagagggacaagagagagccatgagaacacTTATTTTGATCAGTTATGGAAATAAAACTAGTGAAAACAAGTTGCCTCCCTATTTTATAAAGAATATGGAGAACAAACTATGACGCAAAACACCTACAGTACACCACTAGTTTAGTCAGGTTTGTTTGACTTATAAGACTTATTTTTACCCACAACGTCATCAATGTCCATGATGGGTTTAACGATGAAGTAACTAATGACAATATAGGATTGAAAAGTAGTGGGGATTCGTAAACACTTCATGTTGAAAGTGTGTTTTATATGAGTGTATGTCTGTGTCACCTGTCTCTTCCAGGAGGAGgggaccatggtcatggaggacaaccagactacatctcctgaacccacagaggaaccagctgagcagcacaggaccacacacagtctcactgaggtGAAGCCACTGAACTACTGTCTGTATGGTCTTAGgtcagggcccgtatccacaaagcctctcagagcaggagtgctgatctagggtcagtttaggattttagattataatgaataaagctacagttgaagtctacatacacttaggttttagtcgattaaaactcgtttttcaaccactccacaaatttcttgttaacaaactatagttttggcaagtcggttaggacatctactttgtgccttTATatcgcttggaaaattccagaaaatgatgtcatggctttagaagcttctggtaggctaattgacatcatttgagtcaattgtaggtgttcctatggatgtatttcaaggcctaccttcgaactcagtgcctctttgcttgacatcattggaaaatcaaaataaatcagccaagacctcagaaaaagaattggagacctccacaagtctggttcatccttgggagcaatttccaaacgcctgaaggtaccacgttcatctgtacaaacaatagtacacaagtataaacaccataggaccacgcagccgtcataccactcaggaaggagacgcgttctgtctcctagagatgaacgtactttggagtGAAAAgcgtaaatcaatcccagaacaacagcaaaggaccttgtgaagatgctggaggaaacaggtacaaaagtatctatatccacagtaaaacgagtcctatatcgtcataacctgaaaggccgctcagcaacgaagaagccactgctccaaaaccgccataaaaaaagccagactatggtttgcaactgcacatggggacaaagattgtactttttggagaaatgtcctctggtctgatgaaacaaaaatagaactgtttgaccatcaccattgttatgtttggagggcaAAGgtagaggcttgcaagccgaagaacaccatcccaaccgtgaagcacgggggtggcagcctcatgttgtgccttgctgcaggaggggctggtgcacttcacaaaatagatgacatcatgaggaaggaaaatgatgtggatatattgaagcaacatctcaagacatcattctggaagttaacctgttgggtctagggggcagcatttgcacgtctggataaaaaaaatgtacccgatttaatctggttactaatcctacccagtaactagaatatgcatatacttattatatatggatagaaaacactctaaagtttccaaaactgtttgaatggtgtctgtgagtataacagaactcatttggcaggcaaaaccctgagacattttctgacaggaagtggatacctgatgtgttgtattgactttaaacctatcccattgaaaaacacaggggtttaggaatattttggcacttcctattgcttccactagatgtcaccagcctttacaaagtgttttgagtcttctggagggagatctgaccgaacaagagccatggaacggtgatgtcccattagacacctggcgcgctacttcatgttgggtaccctcgttccaatacgttataaaagagtatgcattcgtccaccttgaatattattaatgttctggttaaaaaaggccctaatgatttatgctatacaacgtttgacatgtttgaacgaacggaaatatattttttcccctcgttcatgacgagaagtccggctggcttacatcatgtgctaacgagacggagatttttggacataaatgatgagcttttttgaacaaaactacattcgttatggacctgtgatacctggaagtgacatctgatgaagagaatcaaaggtaatggattatttacatagtattttcgattttagatctccccaacatgacgtctagtctgtatcgcaacgcgtatttttctgggcgcagtgctcagattattgcaaagtgtgatttcccagtaaggttatttttaaatctggcaagttgattgcgttcaagagatgtaaatctataattctttaaatgacaatataatattttaccaatgttttctaattttaattatttaatttctgacgctgacttgactgccggttattggagggaaacgatttcctcaacatcaatgccatagtaaaacgctgtttttgtatataaatatgaacttgatagaactaaaaatgcatgcattgtctaacataatgtcctaggagtgtcatctgatggagattgtaaaaggttagtgcatcattttagctggttttatggttttggtgaccctgtctttgacttgacaaaacattacacacaactcttgtaaatgtactgtcctaacatactctaaatttatgctttcgccgtaaaacctttttgaaatcgtaaaacgtggttagattaaggagatgtttatctttcaaatggtgtaacatagttgtatttttgaaaaatttgaattttgacatttatttggattcaaatttgccgctcttgaaatgcacctgctgttgatggagtgcaccacgggtggcacgctagcgtcccacctagccccaagaggttaaagcttggtcgcaaatgggtcttccaaatggacaatgaacccaagcatactttcaaagttgtggcaaaatggcttaaggacaacaaagtcaaggtattggagtggccatcacaaagccctgacctcaatcctatagaaaatctgtgga
It contains:
- the LOC106610041 gene encoding zinc finger and BTB domain-containing protein 18-like isoform X2, yielding MANCMVFNTQIASIMEVLANAAVVEICKLVDDDYAVFRLEISQSQKENQGLRRKLQLLELKVARERRPSSVKILDRYRGMTRGEGHLTGGHRSSVKPAGHNTWRDDQPITVDEGSGTSTQHVIVIEAAGPGGLSLVKQEKSEGEEDPRHSRDIHPVATEDLHTAAAPKPRTRRSITEVSGTPNAVLKSETDTETLTVTQRLLHTDPERLGPLGCSPAPSSEYLLYGNPNPRTAQSNRDSGDAFETGNDPSCSYATEMDPGNISLGLETQTDLSRGDWNRNSSRVYSEGCLDKKGEVIVVNDVKVEGDAPPTWNVDETHLGGHSQGKDFLDYRGSLKTNLNVTTHYALHNFRDRDSVSTLMAPSDSHDHVLFDQVLNSKDQRAKAQGGCAKSGSSKEKRFLCMFCNKGFSCLQNVEIHHRVHTGLKPFSCPQCEKRFSQACDLKRHQRVHTGEKPYSCPQCEKRFSQAGDLKRHQRVHTGEKPFCCTQCDMRFALAGNLKMHLKVHTGDSQRGAAEKPFHSIT
- the LOC106610041 gene encoding zinc finger and BTB domain-containing protein 18-like isoform X1; protein product: MANCMVFNTQIASIMEVLANAAVVEICKLVDDDYAVFRLEISQSQKENQGLRRKLQLLELKVARERRPSSVKILDRYRGMTRGEGHLTGGHRSSVKPAGHNTWRDDQPITVDEGSGTSTQHVIVIESADVEAAGPGGLSLVKQEKSEGEEDPRHSRDIHPVATEDLHTAAAPKPRTRRSITEVSGTPNAVLKSETDTETLTVTQRLLHTDPERLGPLGCSPAPSSEYLLYGNPNPRTAQSNRDSGDAFETGNDPSCSYATEMDPGNISLGLETQTDLSRGDWNRNSSRVYSEGCLDKKGEVIVVNDVKVEGDAPPTWNVDETHLGGHSQGKDFLDYRGSLKTNLNVTTHYALHNFRDRDSVSTLMAPSDSHDHVLFDQVLNSKDQRAKAQGGCAKSGSSKEKRFLCMFCNKGFSCLQNVEIHHRVHTGLKPFSCPQCEKRFSQACDLKRHQRVHTGEKPYSCPQCEKRFSQAGDLKRHQRVHTGEKPFCCTQCDMRFALAGNLKMHLKVHTGDSQRGAAEKPFHSIT